One part of the Mya arenaria isolate MELC-2E11 chromosome 3, ASM2691426v1 genome encodes these proteins:
- the LOC128227860 gene encoding interferon-inducible GTPase 1-like isoform X2 has product MLEWIQLTLTIGMIGLFLYVWLTTKNDVNDAPRPAVKSFLSQDVQTDNTGRNQAVTKAVQTENEGRNQAVCKAIQTENEATAVVNGTDDESKDLFVDPNMTDNLQDKHEATLITGGYSALQRKIISELNLWQNIVIRFAIIGESGSGNSSFINAMLGITSDDPDAAKVGCNDCTPVCQEFRHPRKKTLSFTRLPGVGTPNFPKESYLKAVQFESYHYFIFITQCRFKENDLWLVKEIEKREKHFYFVKTKIDKIAHRRSHNPEKLLQEIRTKTGEQLISVNVSPNNVFLIDNYDTRLFDFTNMMERLMVDAPSLVKQSLIFSISAASPNILQEKVAALRSRIIYQAIIASIGSLAIPGVELAYEVGILMKEVSFYKSQLGTDKNTMQQLAMKMGISVSNLYYRVGMTSHILLASKDNFLKMCTEIAVSKATESLLKWAAPTYGHLISAAASFLFCYYTLNRLLNVCEEEAMDVNEKFEMWMVERIPDEWL; this is encoded by the exons GTCGAAATCAAGCAGTCACTAAAGCCGTTCAGACAGAAAACGAAG GTCGAAATCAAGCAGTCTGTAAAGCCATTCAGACAGAAAATGAAG CGACTGCAGTGGTGAATGGTACTGATGACGAGTCAAAA GATCTCTTCGTGGACCCTAATATGACAGATAATCTGCAAGACAAACATGAAGCAACACTGATCACAGGAGGATATTCCGCTTTGCAGAGAAAGATCATCTCAGAGTTGAATCTTTGGCAAAATATAGTGATACGGTTTGCTATCATTGGTGAATCAGGATCAGGCAATTCGTCCTTTATAAATGCAATGCTTGGAATTACTTCGGACGATCCTGATGCGGCAAAGGTAGGCTGTAATGATTGCACGCCTGTTTGCCAAGAATTTCGACACCCCCGTAAAAAGACATTATCGTTTACTCGTCTTCCTGGTGTAGGAACCCCAAACTTTCCGAAAGAATCTTACCTTAAAGCTGTGCAATTTGAGAGTTACcactattttatatttataacacagTGTCGGTTTAAAGAAAATGACCTATGGCTggtaaaagaaattgaaaaacgtgaaaaacatttttattttgttaaaaccaAAATAGACAAAATCGCCCACCGACGTTCACATAATCCAGAGAAGCTGCTCCAGGAAATTCGAACTAAAACAGGAGAACAATTGATATCAGTAAATGTTAGCCCAAACAATGTTTTCCTGATCGACAACTACGATACAAGACTATTTGACTTTACAAATATGATGGAAAGACTCATGGTCGACGCACCGTCACTTGTTAAGCAATCATTGATATTTTCGATATCGGCAGCAAGTCCAAACATACTCCAGGAAAAGGTAGCTGCTCTTCGTTCACGAATAATATATCAGGCAATTATTGCTTCCATAGGCTCGCTTGCGATTCCGGGAGTTGAATTAGCTTATGAAGTTGGAATACTCATGAAGGAGGTGAGTTTTTACAAGTCACAATTGGGAACTGATAAGAACACAATGCAACAGCTTGCAATGAAGATGGGCATTAGCGTGTCGAATTTGTACTACCGCGTCGGTATGACTTCGCACATTCTCTTAGCGTCAAAGGATAACTTTCTTAAAATGTGTACTGAGATTGCTGTATCTAAAGCCACAGAGAGTTTGCTTAAATGGGCTGCCCCTACTTACGGACATCTTATATCTGCAGCTGCTAGCTTTCTTTTTTGTTACTATACACTAAACCGATTGCTGAATGTGTGCGAAGAAGAGGCTATGGACGTGAACGAAAAATTCGAAATGTGGATGGTAGAACGTATCCCCGACGAGTGGCTTTAA